A window of the Scleropages formosus chromosome 21, fSclFor1.1, whole genome shotgun sequence genome harbors these coding sequences:
- the LOC108920843 gene encoding cystine/glutamate transporter, whose translation MGKTMKNDGVEQRTTGALGPTEDAVYLRRRIGLLAATSLIVGTVVGSGIFIAPKGVLVNTGSVGLSLVIWILCGVLSTFGALCYAELGTSFKKSGGHYTYLLETLGPLPAFLRLWVEFIMVRPAVASVVSLAFGRYVVEPFFTPCPAPPALVKLVGILGVSFVVAVNCWSVKLASRTQITLTFIKMFALILIIVPGVMALTRGQTHNFQNAFDSTSSTLEKLPLAFYSGLYAYGGWFYLNFVTEEVIDPNRNIPLSIIFSMVTVTVCYVLVNVSYYTVMTAEEVLMSEAVAVTFASRALKGVASLVPVLVAVSCLGALNGGFFVAPRMLFVGSREGHWPALFSMIHIRRQTPMPAILLLFPLVVLMLARGELFQLVNFASFSRWLFIAMATLGMLIHRYRFPSHPRPFKVPLVIAVSFTAVCFFIVGLSLYSDPWNTGVSCAITLSGMPVYYLTIHRQLLPLRWTKALHSFSRQLQILMEVTQQEVQTY comes from the exons ATGGGCAAAACCATGAAAAACGACGGAGTCGAGCAGAGGACGACAGGAGCATTGGGTCCCACCGAGGACGCGGTGTACCTACGGCGGAGGATTGGCCTGCTGGCCGCCACCTCCCTCATTGTGGGCACAGTGGTGGGTAGCGGCATCTTCATCGCACCCAAGGGCGTCCTGGTGAACACCGGCAGCGTGGGCCTGTCCCTCGTGATCTGGATCCTGTGCGGCGTGCTCTCCACGTTTG GTGCTCTATGCTACGCTGAGCTAGGAACCAGCTTCAAGAAATCGGGAGGCCATTACACGTATCTTCTAGAAACCCTGGGCCCTCTGCCTGCCTTCCTGCGCCTCTGGGTTGAGTTCATCATGGTCAG ACCGGCTGTGGCCTCTGTGGTGTCGCTGGCCTTCGGCCGCTACGTGGTGGAGCCCTTCTTTACCCCCTGCCCTGCACCCCCGGCCCTGGTCAAGCTGGTTGGCATCCTGGGAGTGT CATTTGTTGTGGCGGTGAACTGCTGGAGTGTAAAACTAGCCTCCCGCACTCAGATCACCCTCACCTTCATCAAGATGTTTGCCCTCATCCTCATCATTGTCCCGGGCGTCATGGCCCTGACCAGAG GGCAAACACACAACTTCCAAAACGCTTTCGACTCCACCTCCTCAACCCTGGAAAAGCTCCCTCTCGCCTTCTACTCTGGCCTCTATGCCTACGGGGGGTG GTTCTATTTGAACTTTGTGACGGAAGAGGTCATCGATCCGAACAG AAACATCCCGCTTTCAATCATCTTCTCCATGGTGACGGTGACCGTGTGCTACGTACTCGTCAACGTGTCCTACTACACGGTGATGACTGCGGAGGAGGTGCTCATGTCGGAGGCTGTGGCCGTG ACTTTCGCCAGCCGTGCTCTGAAGGGCGTGGCCTCCTTGGTCCCCGTGCTGGTGGCGGTGTCCTGCCTGGGGGCGCTCAATGGCGGCTTCTTCGTGGCGCCCAG GATGCTGTTtgtgggatccagggagggtcaCTGGCCGGCTCTCTTCTCCATGATACACATTCGCCGACAGACACCCATGCCTGCAATCCTCCTCTTG TTCCCACTGGTGGTGCTGATGCTGGCCAGAGGTGAGCTCTTCCAACTGGTCAACTTTGCTTCTTTCTCCCGCTGGCTTTTCATCGCCATGGCTACCTTGGGGATGCTGATCCATCGCTACCGGTTCCCCAGCCACCCCAGACCCTTCAAG GTGCCGCTGGTCATCGCGGTTAGCTTCACGGCAGTGTGCTTCTTCATCGTTGGCCTGTCCCTGTATTCAGACCCATGGAACACTGGGGTCAGCTGTGCCATCACCCTGTCTGGCATGCCCGTGTACTACCTGACCATCCATCGGCAGCTCCTGCCTCTTCGTTGGACTAAGGCTTTAC ACTCTTTCAGCAGGCAGCTCCAGATTCTGATGGAGGTCACTCAGCAGGAGGTCCAGACCTACTGA